A stretch of Clostridium formicaceticum DNA encodes these proteins:
- a CDS encoding reverse transcriptase/maturase family protein, with translation MRNPDKVLEVLRNNSIKEGYRFEDLYRNLYNQEFYLKAYEKIYAKEGNMTAETDNQTIDGFGVHIVEKLINSLKDESYQPKPARRVYVPKQNSKKLRPLGIPAIYDKILQEIIRMILESIYEPTFSDNSHSFRPRRSCHTALLQIKHNFTATKWWIEGDIEGFFDNIDHAIMVEILKKKIKDEKFIRLIWKFLKAGYIEDFKLYQTYSGTPQGGIVSPILANIYLNELDIYMEEYIRKFDKGNKRKENRQYKNISNKIHLKRRLLKEQPDEKIQKAKKEIEEAYEEIKQYCALHPEIKNFNNDDTVRRLRGCIYKRNLVLRKPSEEERSKLISEIKELSKELKTLKTYEQMDEDHRRMKYVRYADDFLIGIIGTKEDAEKVKEELKSFLNNKLKLTLSQEKTLITHNSEKARFLGYDVFVNTNEDLLIKRNFQGRKEVAKTGVNSIKLSLPHDKLVNFMMKNGYIKEDDKVWKPVHRAKFRHNDDLEIVTAYNQEFRGFYNYYKFAFDVASKLSNAHFVFKNSFTKTLGNKYACKTSKLMGKKTEKGNKKYFREGEWGITWVNKDRQECFVPLFKREEIKFCKKIFEEDNDAVDIKPNTNFGGRNGLIKRLLANKCEWCGDMTGPFEVHHVKKLKDLKGKKTWEKLMIARKRKTLVLCTKGSTNNCHLRLHKGELD, from the coding sequence ATGCGAAATCCAGACAAAGTTTTAGAGGTGCTGAGGAACAATTCTATCAAAGAAGGGTACAGATTTGAAGACTTATACAGAAACCTCTATAATCAAGAATTTTATCTAAAAGCATATGAGAAAATATATGCTAAAGAAGGAAATATGACAGCAGAAACAGATAATCAAACAATAGATGGTTTCGGCGTACACATTGTTGAGAAATTAATCAATAGCCTAAAAGACGAATCATATCAACCGAAACCAGCACGTAGAGTTTATGTTCCTAAACAAAATAGTAAGAAACTAAGACCACTAGGAATACCTGCAATATATGATAAAATCCTGCAAGAGATTATAAGAATGATATTAGAATCGATATATGAGCCAACATTCTCGGATAATTCTCACAGTTTTAGACCAAGAAGAAGTTGTCATACAGCTTTATTGCAGATAAAACATAACTTTACTGCAACAAAATGGTGGATAGAGGGAGATATTGAAGGTTTCTTTGATAACATTGACCATGCTATTATGGTTGAAATCCTTAAGAAGAAAATTAAAGATGAAAAGTTCATAAGGCTAATATGGAAATTCCTTAAAGCAGGATACATTGAAGATTTTAAACTGTATCAAACATACTCAGGCACTCCGCAAGGAGGTATAGTGAGTCCAATTCTTGCTAATATATATCTAAATGAATTAGATATATATATGGAGGAATATATAAGAAAGTTTGATAAAGGGAATAAAAGAAAAGAAAATAGACAATACAAAAATATCTCAAATAAAATTCATCTTAAAAGAAGGCTTCTGAAAGAACAACCAGATGAAAAAATTCAAAAAGCAAAAAAGGAAATTGAAGAAGCCTATGAGGAAATAAAACAGTATTGTGCTCTTCACCCTGAAATAAAGAACTTTAACAATGATGATACAGTTCGTCGCTTAAGAGGTTGCATTTACAAAAGGAACCTAGTATTACGTAAACCAAGCGAAGAAGAAAGAAGTAAACTGATATCTGAAATTAAGGAACTATCAAAAGAACTAAAGACACTCAAAACCTATGAACAAATGGATGAAGACCATAGGAGAATGAAATATGTTAGATATGCAGACGACTTTCTAATAGGTATTATAGGAACAAAAGAAGATGCAGAGAAAGTCAAAGAAGAATTAAAATCATTTCTCAACAATAAACTCAAGTTAACTCTCAGTCAGGAGAAAACACTTATAACCCATAACTCTGAAAAAGCTAGATTTTTAGGATATGATGTTTTTGTCAATACTAATGAAGATTTGCTAATAAAAAGAAATTTTCAAGGTCGAAAAGAGGTAGCAAAAACTGGTGTTAATAGCATCAAACTCTCACTACCCCATGACAAGCTAGTTAACTTTATGATGAAAAATGGCTACATCAAAGAAGATGATAAAGTATGGAAACCAGTACACAGAGCAAAATTTCGTCATAATGATGACCTAGAAATAGTAACGGCATATAACCAAGAATTTAGAGGATTTTATAATTACTATAAGTTTGCCTTTGACGTAGCAAGTAAATTATCTAATGCACACTTTGTATTCAAAAACAGCTTTACAAAGACACTAGGTAATAAATATGCGTGTAAAACAAGTAAACTTATGGGAAAGAAAACCGAAAAAGGCAACAAAAAGTATTTCAGAGAAGGTGAATGGGGTATTACTTGGGTTAATAAAGATAGACAAGAATGTTTTGTACCTCTCTTTAAAAGGGAAGAAATCAAGTTTTGTAAAAAAATCTTTGAAGAAGACAATGATGCCGTTGACATAAAACCAAACACTAATTTTGGAGGAAGAAACGGACTCATTAAAAGATTATTAGCAAATAAGTGTGAATGGTGTGGAGACATGACAGGACCCTTTGAAGTTCATCATGTTAAAAAACTAAAAGACTTAAAAGGTAAAAAGACTTGGGAGAAACTTATGATAGCCCGAAAACGAAAAACTCTTGTACTTTGTACCAAAGGGTCAACAAATAATTGCCACCTAAGATTACACAAAGGAGAACTTGACTAA
- a CDS encoding PHP domain-containing protein, translating to MRYIDMHTHTTASDGTYSPRQLIDYAITKGLSGIAITDHDTVEGIDEGMNYASKLGKFIVITGIELSTEYLGEEVHILGYDINHTSKDLLQALSFIQEQRRNRAVKIVDKLQKLGLLITYDEVLKIAREGAVGRPHIARVLLEKGYIESIQEAFHKYLSKGCPAYVPRYKITPFEAIDMIKKAEGFVTIAHPGLIKNEKILIDILEKKVDGIEVYHPEHGEKEHKKFSLIARQYHLKVTAGSDFHSPPKGETRHGDLGSEKISIEEVDKFIKSKVK from the coding sequence ATGAGATATATAGATATGCACACCCATACCACTGCTTCGGATGGTACTTACAGTCCTAGACAATTGATAGACTACGCTATCACTAAAGGTCTTAGTGGCATTGCAATTACGGATCATGATACAGTAGAAGGTATTGATGAAGGAATGAACTATGCTAGTAAATTAGGCAAATTCATTGTAATAACAGGTATTGAACTCAGTACAGAATATCTAGGGGAGGAAGTTCATATTTTAGGTTATGACATCAACCATACATCTAAAGATTTATTACAGGCATTAAGCTTTATTCAAGAACAAAGGCGGAATAGAGCAGTTAAAATCGTTGATAAATTACAGAAGCTAGGTTTACTGATCACCTATGATGAAGTCTTGAAAATAGCAAGGGAGGGTGCTGTAGGGAGACCACACATAGCAAGGGTTTTGCTGGAAAAAGGTTATATTGAAAGTATACAGGAAGCATTTCACAAATATTTAAGTAAGGGTTGCCCTGCTTATGTGCCAAGATATAAAATAACCCCCTTTGAAGCGATAGATATGATAAAAAAAGCTGAAGGTTTTGTTACAATAGCACATCCTGGACTCATAAAAAATGAAAAGATATTGATAGATATATTAGAAAAAAAAGTAGATGGTATAGAAGTATACCATCCAGAGCATGGAGAGAAGGAGCATAAAAAGTTTTCATTGATTGCAAGACAGTATCATTTAAAAGTTACAGCAGGATCTGATTTTCACAGTCCCCCAAAGGGAGAAACAAGGCATGGAGATTTAGGTAGTGAAAAAATCTCTATAGAAGAGGTAGATAAATTTATAAAAAGTAAGGTAAAGTGA
- a CDS encoding HNH endonuclease — protein MNRCYAFNRDKGRCKICNEWLDAKNTTTHHINNSLPIEEINKVQNLASLCECCHVLVHKPNLDVSEIKRFNKKNIDKLNKYRDILLVN, from the coding sequence ATGAATCGATGTTATGCATTTAACAGAGACAAAGGCAGGTGTAAAATCTGCAATGAATGGTTAGATGCAAAGAATACGACAACACATCATATCAATAATAGTCTTCCCATTGAGGAAATAAATAAGGTTCAAAATCTAGCATCACTATGTGAATGCTGTCATGTATTAGTGCATAAACCAAATCTTGATGTATCGGAAATTAAAAGATTCAATAAGAAAAATATTGATAAACTCAACAAATACAGGGACATTCTCCTGGTCAATTAG
- a CDS encoding FtsK/SpoIIIE family DNA translocase, producing the protein MSRKKKKSKDVFFSLKEEFNHEIYGIFTIALGLILLTALQSNGAGKVGEGLKYLLMGLFSNTAFILPYIMVLLGVLVFINKPFWKELKGKLFFILTFLCLLIFRTLLEISLIEELTDSSFIEAIKIMFTKGTQGIGGGAVGTVITYWLVNLFGQVGTYIIIVTLSLISIIIYTKISLLAFTIQVKDYIGNFFSGIKQLVWRFKVTPQNRTKKLKDKEIILEDRLPKTETNVEEKIKILDYTVMNKEDMKENVSLEKDETPPPLLEVEAYAENFQYEIPSIDLLDEINHLPNKDDKRKIVSKAKTLEETLKNFGVQAKVLQVSKGPAITRYELQPSTGVKVSKIVNLSDDIALNLAAPAIRIEAPIPGKAAIGIEIPNEDVTIVTLREIIDSEAYQSFSSSLPFALGKDISGSPFITDIGKMPHLLIAGATGSGKSVCINTLILSLLYKSTPDEVRLLMVDPKVVELNHYNGIPHLLIPVVTDAKKATSALNWAVQEMTQRYKTFSENSVKDIAGYNKKFQENKIPYIIIIIDELADLMLVAPNEVEDSICRLAQMARAAGIHLIIATQRPSVDVITGVIKANIPSRIAFSVASQTDSRTILDMGGAEKLLGKGDMLFYPIGASKPMRIQGAFVSEKEVEEVVAFMKEQVERPSYEAEIIEKIDQSNVAQEDMDSDELFEDALKIVVQSQQASISMLQRRLKIGYNRAARLIDEMEAKGMVGPHEGSKPRQVLVDKETFLQEGSC; encoded by the coding sequence TTGAGTAGAAAAAAGAAAAAAAGTAAAGATGTTTTTTTTTCGTTAAAAGAAGAATTTAATCATGAAATATATGGCATCTTTACCATTGCACTAGGGCTTATTCTTCTAACCGCTCTTCAGAGTAATGGCGCAGGTAAAGTAGGAGAAGGACTTAAATATTTATTGATGGGTTTGTTTTCTAATACTGCATTTATTCTTCCTTATATCATGGTTTTATTAGGGGTGTTGGTTTTTATTAATAAACCTTTTTGGAAAGAATTAAAAGGAAAACTGTTTTTTATATTAACTTTTCTATGTTTATTGATATTTAGAACACTTTTAGAGATATCTCTTATAGAAGAATTAACAGATTCCAGTTTTATTGAAGCAATAAAGATCATGTTTACTAAAGGGACTCAGGGAATTGGGGGAGGTGCTGTAGGAACGGTTATCACCTACTGGTTGGTTAATTTATTTGGACAAGTAGGTACTTATATTATTATTGTAACACTGTCTTTAATCTCTATTATTATCTATACGAAGATCTCTTTATTAGCCTTCACTATTCAAGTAAAAGACTATATAGGTAACTTTTTTTCCGGTATAAAGCAACTGGTTTGGAGATTTAAAGTGACGCCCCAAAACAGGACTAAAAAACTTAAAGATAAGGAGATTATCCTAGAGGATCGATTACCAAAGACGGAAACAAATGTTGAGGAAAAGATAAAAATATTAGACTATACTGTAATGAATAAAGAAGATATGAAAGAAAATGTATCCTTGGAAAAGGATGAAACTCCTCCTCCCCTTTTGGAAGTTGAAGCCTATGCTGAAAATTTTCAATACGAAATACCAAGTATTGACTTATTAGATGAGATCAACCACTTGCCAAATAAAGATGATAAAAGAAAAATTGTATCGAAGGCAAAAACTTTGGAGGAAACTTTAAAAAACTTTGGTGTTCAAGCTAAGGTATTACAAGTAAGTAAAGGCCCAGCTATTACAAGATATGAATTGCAACCTAGTACGGGTGTTAAAGTCAGCAAAATCGTAAATTTAAGTGATGACATTGCTTTAAATTTAGCAGCGCCTGCCATAAGGATAGAAGCACCTATTCCTGGTAAGGCAGCAATAGGTATAGAAATACCTAATGAAGATGTAACCATTGTTACTTTAAGAGAGATCATTGATAGTGAAGCTTATCAGTCCTTTAGTTCTAGTTTACCATTTGCATTAGGTAAAGATATTTCAGGGAGCCCTTTTATCACTGATATCGGAAAAATGCCTCATCTACTTATAGCAGGAGCTACTGGTTCTGGAAAAAGTGTCTGTATTAATACCTTAATACTAAGTTTATTATATAAATCCACGCCAGATGAAGTAAGACTTTTAATGGTTGACCCTAAAGTAGTGGAATTGAATCATTATAATGGTATTCCTCATCTTCTAATTCCTGTAGTAACAGATGCAAAAAAAGCAACCAGTGCCTTAAACTGGGCGGTACAGGAGATGACGCAAAGGTATAAAACCTTTAGTGAAAATAGTGTAAAGGATATTGCGGGTTATAATAAAAAGTTCCAAGAGAATAAAATACCTTATATTATCATTATCATAGATGAGTTAGCAGACTTGATGTTGGTAGCTCCTAATGAAGTGGAGGATTCTATATGTAGATTAGCACAAATGGCTAGAGCTGCAGGAATCCATCTCATTATAGCTACACAGAGACCTTCTGTGGATGTTATTACAGGGGTAATCAAGGCAAATATACCCTCAAGGATTGCCTTTTCTGTTGCTTCTCAAACAGATTCAAGGACAATTTTAGATATGGGAGGAGCTGAAAAGTTATTAGGTAAAGGAGATATGTTATTTTATCCTATCGGCGCCAGTAAACCCATGAGAATACAAGGGGCTTTTGTTTCTGAAAAAGAAGTGGAAGAAGTTGTTGCTTTTATGAAGGAACAAGTAGAAAGGCCTAGTTATGAAGCGGAAATCATTGAGAAAATAGATCAAAGCAATGTGGCTCAAGAGGATATGGATTCTGATGAATTATTTGAAGATGCGTTGAAAATTGTTGTGCAAAGTCAACAAGCTTCTATTTCTATGTTGCAGCGGAGATTAAAAATTGGTTATAACAGGGCGGCAAGGCTTATAGATGAAATGGAAGCCAAGGGTATGGTAGGCCCCCATGAAGGTAGTAAACCAAGGCAGGTACTCGTAGACAAAGAGACTTTCTTGCAGGAGGGTAGTTGTTAA
- the ltrA gene encoding group II intron reverse transcriptase/maturase, with amino-acid sequence MNTSTMKSALPNITDWQQIGWQEIEGYVEKLQQRIYHAESLGEVRKVRDLQRMLINSGATLLLSIRRVTQLNKGKKTAGVDGYKALTSNERLELYHTMKELNIKCHNPKPAYRTYIEKKNGKLRPLGIPTIKDRIYQNIVRMALEPQWEARFEPTSYGFRPKRNCHDAIERIFNTVKGGKKQWIFEGDFKGCFDNLNHKFITEQIKGFPQSELIEKWLKAGFVDNSVFNETDEGTPQGGIISPLLANIALHGMEETIGTKYNTVNRKDEVTYENRSKYAMARYADDFVIMCESEQDAIDLFKILKPYLENRGLELAQEKTKVAHITEGFDFLGFNIKRYKTESGSKLIIKPSKNSIKSFKGKISDKTKMLYGKNIQTLINTLNPIIIGTANYWSSVVSKEVYTAMDNYVWVNVYRFLRRLHPKKSWKWIKEKYFKPDKTGQSKNKWILTDPITNNQLKKMAWTSIVRHQQVKHNYSLYNRELKEYFYKRDIKEFHKNNVAYRKKLAKKQEYKCPLCGMSITDFKEGLETHHKIPKVKGGSDDYRNLQLVHISCHIEYHKLFPVKEGLPDEAQLRNCLKFIKNKKSAGLI; translated from the coding sequence ATGAATACTTCAACTATGAAGTCCGCATTACCTAACATTACCGATTGGCAACAAATAGGTTGGCAAGAGATTGAAGGGTATGTAGAGAAATTACAACAACGAATATATCATGCCGAAAGTCTTGGTGAGGTAAGAAAGGTTAGAGACCTTCAAAGAATGTTAATCAATAGTGGAGCAACATTATTGTTATCTATAAGACGAGTAACTCAACTTAATAAGGGAAAAAAGACAGCAGGAGTAGATGGATATAAAGCATTAACCTCAAATGAAAGACTTGAATTATACCATACAATGAAAGAATTAAACATCAAATGTCACAATCCTAAACCTGCCTATAGGACATATATTGAAAAGAAAAATGGAAAACTTAGACCATTAGGGATACCAACCATTAAAGATAGAATATATCAAAACATAGTTAGAATGGCACTTGAACCACAGTGGGAAGCAAGGTTTGAACCTACATCCTACGGATTTAGACCTAAAAGAAATTGCCATGATGCTATAGAAAGAATATTTAACACAGTTAAAGGTGGTAAAAAACAATGGATATTTGAAGGAGACTTCAAAGGTTGCTTTGATAACCTAAATCATAAATTCATTACGGAACAAATCAAAGGTTTTCCACAAAGTGAACTTATAGAAAAATGGCTTAAAGCAGGATTTGTTGACAACAGTGTATTTAATGAAACTGATGAAGGAACTCCACAAGGAGGGATAATTTCACCACTCCTTGCTAATATAGCACTACATGGAATGGAAGAAACCATCGGTACTAAATACAATACCGTTAATAGGAAAGATGAAGTGACATATGAAAACAGAAGTAAATATGCTATGGCAAGGTATGCTGATGATTTTGTAATAATGTGTGAGAGTGAACAAGATGCAATAGACTTGTTTAAAATTCTTAAACCTTATCTCGAAAACAGAGGGTTAGAATTAGCACAGGAAAAGACAAAAGTCGCACATATCACAGAAGGATTTGACTTTCTTGGTTTTAATATTAAAAGATATAAAACTGAAAGTGGAAGTAAACTAATCATTAAACCTTCAAAAAATAGCATAAAAAGTTTCAAAGGTAAAATTTCAGATAAAACCAAGATGTTGTATGGTAAGAATATTCAAACCCTTATTAACACACTAAATCCTATAATCATAGGAACTGCAAATTACTGGTCATCAGTAGTATCCAAAGAAGTTTATACTGCAATGGACAATTATGTATGGGTGAATGTATATAGATTTCTTAGAAGGTTACACCCAAAGAAAAGTTGGAAATGGATTAAAGAGAAATACTTTAAACCAGATAAAACAGGGCAGAGTAAAAATAAATGGATACTAACTGACCCAATAACAAATAATCAGTTAAAGAAAATGGCATGGACATCTATAGTTAGACATCAGCAAGTAAAGCATAACTATAGTCTATACAATAGAGAACTCAAAGAATATTTCTACAAAAGAGATATAAAAGAGTTTCATAAGAATAATGTTGCTTACAGAAAAAAATTAGCAAAGAAACAGGAATATAAGTGTCCTCTATGTGGTATGAGCATAACTGATTTTAAGGAAGGATTAGAAACTCATCACAAAATACCTAAAGTTAAAGGTGGAAGTGATGATTACAGAAACCTTCAATTGGTACACATATCATGTCACATAGAATACCATAAATTATTCCCTGTTAAAGAAGGATTACCTGATGAAGCCCAATTAAGAAATTGCCTGAAATTTATTAAAAACAAGAAATCAGCAGGGCTTATATAA
- the rimO gene encoding 30S ribosomal protein S12 methylthiotransferase RimO: MNLSVYLESLGCSKNLIDAEVMLGLLNKYGYKLTNDKLKADVIIVNTCGFIESAKEESINKIIEMGELKKDKLKLLIISGCLGERYASELLKELPEVDAIVGTGNYNEIIEIIHESIKGNKIVRIGNVDSIYDESLPRFQTTPTHSAYVKISDGCDNYCTYCIIPKLRGKYRSRKMESIVEEVQQLAENGVKEIILIAQDTTRYGIDLYGEYKFSHLLQQLNEIKGIQWIRLLYCYPEMITDKLIETIAKYNKICKYIDMPIQHCSDEILKKMNRRTNKESLVKTINKLRKEVPEIVIRTSLIVGFPGEEENHFNELLEFVEEMKFDRLGVFMYSQEENTAAAKMPNQVAEDIKEQRQKRIMEIQQKISLDKNNEKISKILEVLVEEELEGSGEYLGRTKGDAPEIDGLVYIQTKTPIAIGDIVPVKITSALEYDLIGEKVDEFSE, from the coding sequence ATGAACTTAAGCGTATACTTAGAATCCCTTGGATGTTCTAAAAACCTTATTGATGCAGAAGTTATGTTAGGTTTATTGAATAAATATGGATATAAGTTGACCAATGATAAATTAAAGGCTGATGTAATTATTGTAAATACCTGTGGATTTATTGAATCTGCTAAAGAAGAATCTATTAATAAGATTATTGAAATGGGAGAACTAAAAAAAGACAAACTAAAATTATTGATTATTTCTGGGTGCTTAGGAGAAAGATATGCAAGCGAATTATTAAAGGAATTACCTGAAGTAGATGCCATTGTCGGTACTGGGAACTATAATGAAATTATCGAAATCATTCATGAAAGTATAAAGGGAAATAAAATTGTTCGCATAGGAAATGTAGATAGTATCTATGATGAATCTCTGCCAAGATTCCAAACCACCCCTACCCACAGTGCCTATGTTAAAATTTCTGATGGTTGTGATAATTACTGCACCTACTGCATTATTCCAAAATTAAGGGGTAAATATAGAAGCAGGAAAATGGAAAGTATTGTAGAAGAGGTGCAGCAGTTAGCAGAAAATGGTGTAAAAGAAATCATCTTAATTGCTCAAGATACTACAAGATATGGCATAGACTTATATGGGGAGTATAAATTTTCTCATTTATTACAACAGTTGAATGAGATAAAGGGTATTCAGTGGATTCGGTTACTCTATTGTTACCCTGAAATGATTACAGATAAATTAATAGAAACTATTGCAAAATATAATAAAATATGTAAATATATTGATATGCCTATACAGCACTGCAGTGATGAAATTTTAAAGAAGATGAATCGCAGAACAAACAAAGAGAGCTTAGTAAAAACAATCAACAAGCTAAGAAAAGAAGTACCAGAGATCGTTATTAGAACATCCTTGATTGTGGGTTTTCCTGGAGAAGAGGAAAATCATTTTAATGAATTATTGGAGTTTGTTGAAGAAATGAAGTTTGATAGACTAGGCGTATTTATGTATTCTCAGGAGGAGAATACAGCAGCTGCTAAGATGCCAAATCAAGTGGCAGAAGATATAAAAGAACAGCGACAAAAGAGGATTATGGAGATACAGCAAAAAATTTCTCTTGATAAAAATAATGAGAAAATCAGTAAAATACTTGAGGTTTTAGTAGAAGAAGAGCTAGAAGGAAGCGGTGAATATCTAGGAAGAACTAAGGGTGATGCACCAGAAATTGATGGTTTGGTATATATTCAAACAAAAACACCAATAGCGATTGGTGATATTGTTCCGGTTAAGATAACAAGTGCTCTAGAGTACGATTTGATTGGAGAGAAAGTGGATGAATTTAGCGAATAG
- the mnmH gene encoding tRNA 2-selenouridine(34) synthase MnmH — MLKTIDVKNALYVEKKVFIDIRSPFEHQDGTIPEAINLPLFNDEERVEVGKIYKNNSVEEAKVKGVKFASSKLAHIYEILSEVSKTNEAVIVFCARGGLRSSSVVNFLNNLGVAVYQLQGGYKSFRKFTLEYLENIHNYHEFIVLHGYTGVGKTQILDKLQDEKIPTLNLEALAKNTGSVFGNISFDETDVTQKNFEALLVDNLIKAKSKFLIVESESKRIGNVFIPNSLHQQIMGGRHVLIETTVNNRIATLMDDYVNKPANPDEGLIKSIINLKKRVGKEKVSQYIDYIASKKYEEVAKELMLNYYDPLYKHSIAKYDYDLYVNYDKIEKAVKQLKHYYNQVEGKIK, encoded by the coding sequence ATGTTGAAGACAATTGATGTTAAAAATGCATTATATGTAGAAAAAAAAGTATTTATAGATATACGTTCCCCCTTTGAGCACCAAGACGGTACGATTCCGGAAGCTATAAATCTTCCATTGTTTAATGATGAGGAGAGAGTTGAAGTCGGAAAAATTTACAAAAACAATTCTGTTGAGGAGGCTAAGGTCAAAGGTGTTAAGTTTGCTTCCTCTAAGTTAGCCCATATTTATGAAATATTGTCAGAGGTTAGTAAAACAAATGAAGCAGTTATTGTGTTTTGTGCAAGAGGTGGACTAAGGAGTAGTTCGGTAGTAAATTTTTTAAATAATTTAGGTGTAGCTGTTTATCAGCTACAGGGAGGATACAAATCTTTTCGTAAGTTTACCTTGGAATATTTAGAAAACATTCATAATTATCATGAATTCATTGTTTTACATGGCTATACAGGTGTAGGCAAAACCCAAATTCTAGATAAGCTGCAGGATGAAAAAATTCCTACGCTGAACTTAGAAGCTTTAGCAAAAAATACTGGATCTGTATTTGGCAATATAAGTTTTGATGAAACAGATGTAACACAAAAAAACTTTGAAGCTTTATTAGTGGATAACCTTATAAAAGCTAAAAGTAAATTTCTTATTGTTGAAAGTGAAAGTAAAAGGATCGGCAATGTATTCATCCCCAATTCCCTACATCAGCAGATCATGGGTGGAAGGCATGTGCTGATTGAAACTACTGTGAATAACAGAATAGCTACATTAATGGATGATTATGTAAACAAGCCTGCAAATCCTGATGAAGGATTAATAAAGTCTATTATAAATCTAAAAAAAAGAGTTGGTAAAGAAAAAGTAAGTCAATATATTGACTATATTGCAAGTAAAAAATATGAAGAAGTGGCAAAGGAATTAATGCTCAACTACTATGATCCCTTATATAAACATTCTATTGCAAAATATGATTATGATTTATATGTAAATTATGATAAAATTGAAAAGGCAGTAAAGCAACTAAAGCATTATTACAATCAAGTAGAAGGGAAGATAAAATAA
- the spoVS gene encoding stage V sporulation protein SpoVS, protein MEVLKVSAKSKPNSVAGALAGVLRERGTAEIQAIGAGALNQAVKAVAIARGFVAPSGIDLICIPAFTDIEIDGEERTAIKLIVEPR, encoded by the coding sequence ATGGAAGTTTTAAAAGTATCAGCAAAATCAAAACCAAATTCTGTTGCTGGAGCATTAGCAGGAGTTCTCAGAGAACGTGGGACTGCTGAAATCCAAGCTATTGGAGCTGGGGCTCTAAATCAAGCAGTAAAAGCAGTGGCAATTGCACGAGGATTTGTAGCTCCTAGTGGAATTGATTTGATATGTATACCTGCATTCACTGATATAGAAATAGATGGTGAAGAAAGAACTGCAATTAAATTAATTGTAGAACCAAGATAA
- the pgsA gene encoding CDP-diacylglycerol--glycerol-3-phosphate 3-phosphatidyltransferase produces the protein MNLANRLTILRIFLIPVFMIFLLNKIPYGVEIAAFIFIIAAITDALDGYVARKKNQITTLGKFMDPLADKLLVSAALISLVQMGKLSALVVIIIIAREFTISILRAVAAAEGVVIAASWWGKLKTITQIIAIIAVLIDNFPFKYINFPFDMIMVWVAVIFTIISGIDYIRLNSHVLKH, from the coding sequence ATGAATTTAGCGAATAGATTAACCATTTTAAGAATATTTTTGATTCCGGTTTTTATGATTTTTTTATTAAATAAAATTCCTTATGGAGTAGAGATTGCTGCCTTTATTTTTATCATAGCTGCTATTACAGATGCTCTTGACGGTTATGTAGCCAGGAAGAAAAATCAAATAACAACTCTAGGTAAGTTTATGGATCCTTTAGCTGATAAACTTTTAGTATCAGCGGCATTAATATCTTTAGTGCAAATGGGCAAACTATCTGCCCTAGTGGTAATTATCATCATTGCCCGTGAGTTTACTATTAGTATCTTAAGAGCTGTGGCAGCTGCAGAGGGTGTTGTGATCGCAGCCAGTTGGTGGGGAAAATTAAAAACCATTACACAAATTATAGCAATCATAGCGGTTTTAATAGACAATTTTCCATTCAAATATATTAATTTTCCCTTTGATATGATTATGGTGTGGGTAGCTGTGATTTTTACAATCATTTCTGGGATAGATTATATTCGACTTAATAGCCATGTTTTAAAACATTAG